A section of the Jaculus jaculus isolate mJacJac1 chromosome 6, mJacJac1.mat.Y.cur, whole genome shotgun sequence genome encodes:
- the Prim1 gene encoding DNA primase small subunit, which yields MRHCCRLFSALWGITSIFPRKVLEIQKKINSNFLPNSGSTFLSCALAANSSGTLLLISSYRRSINIIKKYFEEYALVGQDILENKESWDKILALLPETIHDELQKHFQKSHSSLQRWEQLKKTISTSQNMKNDKCGPWLEWEIMLQYCFPRLDINVSKGINHLLKSPFSVHPKTGRISVPIDLQKVDQFDPFTVPTISSICRELDVTSTNEKENENEAESETKHRPRDYKKTSLAPYVKVFEQFLENLDKSRKGELLKKSDLQKDF from the exons ATGCGTCACTGCTGTcgcctcttctcagcactatg GGGCATTACTTCCATTTTCCCTAGGAAAGTTctagaaattcagaaaaaaataaacagcaacttCCTGCCCAATAGTGGTAGTACCTTTTTGTCATGTGCATTGGCTGCTAATAGTAGTGGAACTTTGCTGTTAATTTCTTCCTACAGAAGATCcataaacataattaaaaaatactttgaagaATATGCCCTAGTTGGTCAAGATattcttgaaaataaagaaagctgGGATAAGATTTTAGCCCTACTTCCTGAGA CAATTCATGATGAACTTCAAAAGCACTTCCAGAAGTCTCACAGTTCACTTCAGCGCTGGGAGCAATTGAAGAAAACAATCAGCACATCTCAG AATATGAAAAATGACAAGTGTGGACCCTGGCTGGAATGGGAGATTATGCTCCAATACTGTTTTCCGCGGCTGGATATCAATGTTAGCAAAGGAATTAATCATTTACTGAAGAGCCCTTTTAGTGTTCATCCTAAAACAG GTCGCATTTCTGTGCCTATTGATTTACAGAAGGTGGATCAGTTTGACCCATTTACTGTTCCAACCATAAG CTCCATCTGCCGTGAGTTGGATGTCACTTCTaccaatgaaaaggaaaatgagaatgaaGCTGAATCGGAAACCAAGCATAGACCCAGAG ATTATAAGAAGACCAGTCTAGCACCTTATGTTAAAGTATTTGAACAATTTCTTGAAAACCTGGATAAATCCCGGAAAGGCGAACTTCTTAAGAAGAGTg ATTTACAAAAAGATTTTTGA